The DNA region CGACGTCGCGCGCACGCTCGGTGCAAAACCGTCGTTCCTGGTGCTGAAGGTCGCGATCCCCGCAGCGCTGCCGCATGTGTTCGTCGGCTTGTTCATGGGGCTTGGCTCGTCGTTTGCCGTGCTCGTCGTCGCCGAGATGATCGGCGTCAAGGCCGGGCTCGGCTGGTATTTGCAATGGGCGCAGGGCTGGGCGGCCTATGCCAACATGTACGCGGCGCTGATCGTGATGTCGCTGCTCTGCTCCGGCGCGATCACGCTGCTGTTCCGCACCCGCGACCGCCTGCTGGTCTGGCAGAAAGGCGTCGTCAAATGGTAGCGCAAGCCGCCGCTGAAGCGATTGCCTATCCGGCGGTCGGCGCCGAGCTCGATGTCGAGGGCGTCAGCCACGCCTTCGATATCGACGGCGTGGCCTTGCCGGTGCTCGACAATGTCAATCTCGCGATCGCGCCGGGCGAATTCGTTGCGCTGCTCGGCCCGTCCGGCTGCGGCAAGTCGACCTTGCTGCGGCTGGTCGCTGGGCTGGAGAAGCCGCGTGCCGGTACGTTGCGCGAGGATGACGTCCGCATCGCCGGCCCGCATCCGTCGCGTGTCGTCGTGTTCCAGGATCCGACCTTGTTTCCATGGCGTTCGGTCTGGGACAATGTCGCGCTCGGGCTGGAGGCGCAGGGCATCCTGAAGGCGCAGCGCCATCGGGTCGATGACGTCATCGAGCTGGTCGG from Bradyrhizobium genosp. L includes:
- a CDS encoding ABC transporter ATP-binding protein; this encodes MVAQAAAEAIAYPAVGAELDVEGVSHAFDIDGVALPVLDNVNLAIAPGEFVALLGPSGCGKSTLLRLVAGLEKPRAGTLREDDVRIAGPHPSRVVVFQDPTLFPWRSVWDNVALGLEAQGILKAQRHRVDDVIELVGLSSFRNAYPHQLSGGMAQRVALARALVNDPKILVLDEPLGKLDSLTRIAMQAELVALWQRKGFTTLLVTHDVEEALVLANRVIVLSDRPARIKADIAVARPYPRHRGDPHLAELRKQILSLLGLEATW